A genomic region of Raphanus sativus cultivar WK10039 chromosome 6, ASM80110v3, whole genome shotgun sequence contains the following coding sequences:
- the LOC130495897 gene encoding myb-related protein 305-like produces MSLWGVMGAGWGTVEEGWRKGPWTAEEDRLLIDYVRLHGEGRWNSVARLAGLKRNGKSCRLRWVNYLRPDLKRGQITPHEEKIILELHAKWGNRWSTIARSLPGRTDNEIKNYWRTHFKKKTKSPTNNAEKTKNRILKRQQFQQQRQMELQQEQQLLQLNQIDMKKIMSLLEEDNNHNNGDNNFSNSSSGSSGEGGAFYVPHHITQSRTSSGYDSNGNGFFPVVPAPLPEANVHEEYAIWDGLWNLDLEGQGSFSSGACVPRKPCFQNLAIPFC; encoded by the exons aTGAGTTTGTGGGGAGTGATGGGAGCAGGATGGGGAACAGTAGAAGAAGGTTGGAGAAAAGGGCCTTGGACTGCCGAAGAAGACCGTCTTTTGATCGATTATGTGCGGCTTCACGGTGAAGGCCGATGGAACTCTGTGGCGAGGCTCGCAGGGTTGAAGAGAAATGGTAAAAGTTGTAGGTTAAGATGGGTTAATTACTTGAGACCAGATCTCAAGAGAGGACAAATCACTCCTCATGAAGAAAAAATTATCCTAGAATTACATGCTAAGTGGGGAAACAG GTGGTCAACAATCGCTCGTAGTTTACCGGGAAGAACAGACAACGAGATCAAGAACTATTGGAGAACCCATTtcaagaagaagacaaaatcTCCAACTAACAATGCGGAGAAGACGAAAAACAGAATCTTGAAGAGGCAACAGTTTCAGCAGCAAAGACAGATGGAGTTGCAGCAAGAACAACAGTTGCTCCAATTAAACCAAATCGACATGAAAAAGATCATGTCTTTACTAGAAGAAGACAACAACCACAACAATGGTGATAATAACTTCAGTAATAGTAGTAGCGGTAGTAGTGGTGAAGGCGGTGCGTTCTATGTTCCTCATCATATCACACAATCAAGAACAAGCTCTGGTTATGACTCAAATGGTAATGGGTTTTTCCCAGTGGTTCCAGCGCCATTACCTGAGGCTAATGTACATGAAGAATACGCGATTTGGGATGGTTTATGGAACCTGGATTTGGAAGGACAAGGAAGCTTTAGTAGTGGTGCTTGTGTCCCAAGGAAGCCCTGTTTCCAGAACTTGGCCATTCCCTTTTGTTAA